The DNA window CTCCGCTCGATCGACATCTCCATCCGCAAAGCCCGCACGGCGCGCTTCTTCGACATGGATACCGGCGAACTCGGCAAGCTTTCGCAGCCGGGCGGATCTCTGTACCAGATCGAGCACTCGAACGGCGGATTGATTACGTTCCCCGGCGGTGTGCCGGTCAAGGATGCGGCGGGAGAAGTCATCGGCGCCGTCGGAGTCTCGGGAAGCACTGTCGAAAACGATCACGCCGTCGCCAAGGCGGGGAGATCTGCAATTGCAGGCAAGTAACACAAAAAAGTGTTGATGAGCTTGCTGGGGATCCGCAGATTGCGCAGATTACATAGGATTGATCTGTGAAAATCTGCGTAATCTGCGGATAAGCATTTGTCGTTG is part of the Acidobacteriota bacterium genome and encodes:
- a CDS encoding heme-binding protein: MKPLRTRLEEARKRLGIPWGIIEPDYLLSWILAGGNLKAFTRMDGAWLRSIDISIRKARTARFFDMDTGELGKLSQPGGSLYQIEHSNGGLITFPGGVPVKDAAGEVIGAVGVSGSTVENDHAVAKAGRSAIAGK